The sequence below is a genomic window from Etheostoma spectabile isolate EspeVRDwgs_2016 unplaced genomic scaffold, UIUC_Espe_1.0 scaffold00569922, whole genome shotgun sequence.
ACCCCGATGGCTAAGGTCAGCGCTTTCTCAAGACAAAATAGGGGAGTGTGGAAAGGCTTGGGAAACTACAGAAGAATGTGCATTTCTGTGTACACTGTTGAGCTGACTTGAAGACAATCAGTCGGGGCACAGTTTAAGTCCACAACAGGGAGGCCCTGTGTGCGCGGGCACAGTTGATAGTGAAGTCTAAATTAAGCTTTTCAGGCCTAATTCATACATCACTCCGCCCCACACTCATGAATCCAGCCTTTGAAAGGAGGCAGTGGTCCTCATTGGCCTGTAATTACTACAGTGTGTGAAGGGATGTGCTGCGAAACACACAGCAGGCATTTACTAATTGGTAAACTCCAGACAATTGTATCTATTTGCATTCATTAGATATTTGTTTAAACAAGACTCAGTCTTCATAAAAGGAGGCCTACAGCATCCTAATTCTGAGGTACTCCTACTTTACTTGATTATTTGACCGTTTGccactttatacttttactccactacattacaAAGACACATCAGTACATTTTTCCGACAACTTTACAGAGTATGATTCTGAAAATTAATACAtataaattacaacacaaaatataattaCACAAAAATATATGTGATATATTGAATTAGCTACTCCACAATTTATTGAACATTAACAGGCTGATTAACACTGGCATGGGTCCTTCTGTCTGCATGAGAATTTTGAGCCTTCAAATTCACATGAGTATtttcacacaaatatatatatatatatttattttttataaagatcTTAGTTAATTAGTTACTTTTCTTCACTGACTGCAACGCAGTCATGTGAGATTAGTGTAAAGCAGCTAGTGTTCATCAAAGTGCACGATCCGCATGCATCAAATGAATATGCTTTATATGAACAACTCCTGTAGCTAAAAAACCACAGGAAACTGATTTGGTCTAGCGTAGTTGAATTGGTATTTTTACAAACATCAGCACTAATGCTACAGATGTGTTCCCAGAGCTGAAttctaaataaattattatcattCGACATCTAAAACAGTGCCAGCCAAGCAGTTACAACCTAAACTTTATGTTCTCTGGTTCCTGAATAATagacagaggaagaaaacaCTACAGTAAAAAAATGGCAAGGTACGATGCTCTAGAGCGGCCAGTAACTTATGTAATCTAATGatttttcaaatgttcaaaGGCACAGAAGCCACACAGAAGCCAATAAAGATAAACATGTTTTGGTCGGGCATGTACCATGTACTTCAAAGCCCAAATTGAATGAGACTCCAATGGTTTACCTACTTTACAAGCAGGGGGCATATGATGATTTGTATGGAGGCCCATAATGCTCTGAACAAAGTGATTAGAGTTTGACTACTTTCTAATGAATACAGGACTAATataaagttgtatttttttcccctaaaaAGGCCAGAAGATACTTTTCTAAAAAGCATACATTGTATGTAGAAAGGGGCGTCCAGCAGTCTAGAGATTTAATCCAGCCTAGGACTATTGCTGTATGACATCAATGCCCTTCTCTCCCTACATTTCCTTTTGAGCTCActttaataaagaaaacaaatacaataactCCTTTGTCCTACAAAATGACAGTTTTAGTCATTTTATCAAAGAAAGTTATTTCCCCAAACAATCCATCTACAGAACTAACTATATTTCCGGTAATTGccgtgtgcgagtgtgtgtgttgtctttcaaATATCTCATGAACCGTTCATCTCATCTGCTTAACACTTGGTTTCCTGGGTACCCTATGAACCTAGCGTTTGGAATTTGGAGCATTTCGGACAGCATTTTATATGGATATTAAACTGAATACAACTAAATGGCCATACAAAAAGGTTGAGTTAACAGTCCAGTTAAATTCACTCGAGCATTTTGCTAAgaggaaactcaataaaaacGGCCTTTTTGCTGGCACTGGACGTTAAACTAAAGTCAGACCCTATGTCGTGGGGTTACATATTAAGGCTTGGGGACCTTCTATGAAgttattttggggtacaatAGTTATGGAGAAAGCTACCGACCCATCCCTCTACCCACCTACCCCTGTGCAACACACCTCAACATCAGTGGTCCAAGAAAGTAGGTTGGTAGCACCATCTATTGACATGGGACGAACTCCCACtgcaacataaatacatatgaaGAAGTGAGGCACAGCATTGTCTCaaagaaaaagtattttaattatgaaaagaaataagctcCAGGTACAATGTCTGGTAGAGCAGACTCTGGGTGCAATGCTTAAtgacaaacagttaaaaaaatacagaagacaCATCAAGTTGCTCATGAATTCGATTCAAATCCCCTTctgaaaagtaaagtaaaaaatagaGTACACAAACAGGATTAGCCGAATAAAGAACTCCTTGATAAATTTACCTGACCATAATTTTAGGCCAAGAGTTCTGTCAGTGTGGACCGATAAAACACAGCAACTTGATGTAAAGAATGTATACTTACATGTAATCCTggccaaaggggggggggggggggggaggagacacaccaaacagcaAATGCCAATTTCTAAAAACATTTCCTAGTTCAGGTCACTgctgtacattaaaaaaagacctgTGCGTGCATGTAGGAAAAAGACCAGTCTGGAGGTTTTATTTCTTAGCGAATGAGATCTTCATGGCGTTCGCTTGTGTAATCTTAAAGCCTTGAAGTGCGTCTCGTGCAGCACCGGCCTGCACGTCGTTCTCAAACTCCACAAAGGCGATGTCGTGGCGACCAGGGACCAGACGCACCTCCTTGAACCCGGGGAACctgaacacacaacaacacagtcaGGCCTGGCATTCGACAAATAGACAAATGCGGAGAAATcaaaagacagagaaggagtTGCTACTGACTGGTTGAAGAGCATGGAGAGCATGAGCTCGTTTGTCTCCTCTGGCAGGTGGTGAGGAAGAGGATGTGATTGGGAGGGTTTTCTGCAACCTGTGAGGATGAAAGACAGTAGAGGTCAGAATAGAACCACCAGGACAAAATGGTAACATGTCATTTTAACAAATGACAACATGTTCCAATCAGAACATACGAACCTGCTGGGGCATTTGTCCAGGCATCTGTCCGGGCATCATCTGGCCAGTAGGCATGGCACCAGGGGGCATCTGACCAGGTGCCATCCCAGGAGGAGGCATCATGCCAGGAGGGGGCATGTAGGGCGGCTGGCCTGGCATGTGCATCATACGGGGAGCCTGGCTCATGGGAGGCATTCCCTGATGAGTGAAGTACAACCATGATGAGTGTGTCAGTAGCTGGGATAAACATTTTCCCCCAAACTTATTTGCCCCTCCTAAAACCAATGATCTGAGCCTGCATGCTATTGTTCAGTCTGCTCAATGGAAATTTGGTGTTGCTTTATATCTATCTGCATGGATAGATGGAGACCAACCGTGGTAAGTAGGTTTTACTTTAATTATTCCCTCTTATCAGTCTTACAATGTTAAGCGTCTTCCAACAGTTCCTGGTTACCTGATTTTCACTATTCACACATGCAGCCACATTCAGGAACCTTTCACCTTGCACCTTTTTCCACTTGCCATGGCAATGCCAGAAGAGAATCCAAGCGCTTATCCCTGCAATGTATCCGCTTGTATTCACAACACAGCAGTACTGACATTTTTCCACGGAATTTTACTGGGTCTTTGAGGTGGAATTGTCAGTATGAACTTCCCAAATATCGAACCCTGCCCAAAGCAAATCCACCTTCATCCAGCAACACGGATCTCACAAGTGTTCGCTACTGCTATGTCACAATAGTTGTCGCCAACAGTTATTCTACAACttgatgaaatattaaataaaacacctatTGCCCTACTTACAGGCATGGCAGTCGGTACCCCAGCAACCATGGGTCCACCAGCTCCAGGGACACCCTTCTTAGCGCCACCTGCATCAGGTCCTttaatcttcttcttctcctttttacGGTCACGCTCCACATAAGTCCCCTTCATTTTAGCTATGATGTCAGAGTCCAGCTTGGCATACTGGATACGCTGTAGGATTGATATGCAGCAGACGTTACATTTGAGTTAGCATGCTTTTTGCCATCTTGTATTCGCTATTCACAGTTTGATTAACATACCATGGGTTTGTCGTAGAAAGGAAATCCCTGCATGGACCTCAGAGCATTGGAAGCGCTGTTAATCTCTTTGAAAATGACAAAGGCCTGCCCTTCATCTTATGTTTCGTGCAACCAAGATGTCCAAATCTGTCCGAACTGTGAGAAGATGGCGTACAACGACTTTTTCAACTCTGCAGAAACACGAACATGTCGAGAAACCATTAGTGTGATCATAGTGGCTCTCTGTGCGCTGTGTGTATTACATGTAACGTTAGCCAGAAACCGAAGGTTAGAATGATTCATTTACCATCTTTCTTGATTTCTCATTCAAATTATTATGTAGATTGTATGGTTGAGCCGTACGTCCGGTGTGGTCATTTTCTAGCCTGTGGATGAGAAATATTACTTTCAAATCAGTTAGGGTAATTCATGAATAGCCACTAAGCAGCCGACAAGCTACAACCATTCTAGCCATACCAACTTGGATAACGTGGGGTGAACGTTAGCATAAAAGCTAATACTAGCTATAGCTAACTTTCTTTAGCTTACTAGTTCTATGTATCTAGTCTCTCACACTGACAACTAAACAACAAACGTCCAAATAGGTTACCTAAGTCCATAAATGGATTGCAAAAGTTTTTGatagcaaacaaaaaaacgttttttttgtcGAAGAACTACTCACCTCGGAAGGATGAATGAATCCCCGGCCTTTACAAATCCCGTGATCTGATCTCGCGataataaacaacacaaagggGGCGGGTCGTTTCGGTCGTGTTCTCTAAACGCCTCCTACACATAACTATTACATATGAGGTTTCCGAGTCTACTGGACCCGAGTGTATTTAACCCTGCTGTTAAATGtctatatttgaaatatgtgtttctttttaaccaaatgaccccccaaaaaaacatttttttttaggtaatgGCAAATGCTCAACCATGATCAGATGTGTCATGCTTCTTGTTCTTATCGGGGTCCagagacgaagaagaagaagaagaagaagaagaagaatctgTTGTGTAAATTGAGTAGCAGTAGAGGGCGGTATGACCTTCTTGTGTATGGTGTATGATCCATACTCACGAAgtaaaggaagaagaagacgcTGCCAAATATGGGCAAAACACCACGGCTGTTAGCTCGCTGTGCTAGCTTCATAAGTGGGCGTACGAGCTAGCTAGTTTGTGAAAAATAACGAGCTCATTACTTTTGTGAACATTATCCCTTAAAATTATGATATTGTTGCACTTTATATTTTGTAACAAAAATTGAATTCAACACCGAGAAAAGATAACTTCGCTAACTTTCCGTACTGCTTGTTGGCAACAGTCAGAGCTGGCTAAGTTGTGAGAGGTATTTGAGTGAagggtaggtaggtaggtaggtaggttgTAGTAGTATGCGTTGTATAACAGTGTGTGTTGGCAATTGTCAAGAGATGCTGTAACCCATTTGCAAATATGCCACATATTAACTAAGCTACCACTCCTGTTAGGGTTAATCCTAAAAGAGCGCAGACAAGATGTCAGTGGGTTCCCCCTAccacacacctcctcctcctcctcctcctcctcctccaggtccaccacctcctccagcCTCAACggccaagaagaagaagctgtatCAGACTATAGCCAGTAGCAGGAGTCCTGTGGAGGGGAACCACACAGAGGCCCGCTTACTGCTCagtcagagggagagcaggtAAGATTTCAAATAAGATCATGGACTGTCATCTCCTTGTCTGGAATCAGATGTTCTAACTAATATGTCCCTGAATTCACAGGTGAGCTCTGAGCACGAACATTGACTTTTCTGTTGACATTAAGACAGAGGTGTTGTAACCTCAGTTGAGTAATTAATTTAAGTCACAGAAAATAAACCTGCATCTATTGTGATATTGATTATCATAAAGGTAATTTTCAAGTAAAAATGGTGGCAGTTCATAGGGAGTTggtttgggaaccggagggttaccggttcaagtccccgtatggaccaaaaaagtacagagtgtggattggtggctggagagatgccacttcacctcctgggcactgccaggtgcccttgagcaaggcaccgtacccccccaaccgctcagggcgctggttcggctggcagcccactcactctgacatctctccagtagtgcatgtacagatcctgagcatgtgtgtgtgtgtgtgtagttcaggactgtgtgttataactaacaaagtgtggacacagagtgtaaattgtaatttccccattgggatcaataaacaaattatattaaaattaaacattctTTTGTCAGTTTTGAGGCTTTCtagcttttctttgtcttatggGATAGTTCATACCTTCAgggttttcactgttgattggCCAAAACCAGCAAAAAAAAGACGTTACCTAAGGCTATAGGACATTGTGATGGGCCTTTTTTAACGGTTCATCCAGTAATTGAGTCTTAGCACTAGTAGTGTTACGCTGGACTGCTTTATAATGAAAAGtgttacaaatattttgttcatCTACATGCATATAAAGGTCGGTTGGAAACACCTCAATTTATGGTAATGTGATCCTGACTAAACATAACTACAGCACAGCTGAATCAACGTCTCTCACTGATACAAAGTCAacaaaaatctgaatattataaccCTCACAAAGAAAGGATTCATATAATAGGACTTTTTTCACGGCAGACGTCTTGACTTGTACTAATAGGAAAAGCATTGTAAACATGTCTTCCTGAAAAACGGCTTTTGGAGGGTTGTTCAACTTGATTGGAATGGAAcaatatagatagataacttTACGATACAATATGCAAATACAATATGTATTTGcattcatgttgttgttttttgttcagttttagGAAGGACTTGCAGTGGATACTGGTGAACACATACGTGCCCTCCCTCATTCAAGATGGTCCACAGTACGTCAGCAAACCATGGTGTCAGACTAGAATGTGTCAACACCTGAATCTACATTAAACTTCTGTAGCACAAAACAACACTGTTACAACAACTGTTGTGTGTACAATGGGGATAATGTGTTATTCGTGGGCCGGaatgctttaatgtttaaaggTGCTCTCAGCAATGTCGCGTGTTTTTTAagctacatttttttgtcacatacagcaaacatctcctcactatccgcgagctacctgtccccagaacacactgtaaaaacagtaGACAGAGGGTCCACacacggcaacaaaaacaatctgCGCCAACCTGCACCATGAAGCctaaacagtgttccagcaaaTAATCGACAAGAAGGATATGAGGGTGGGGTTTGGGGGTTAGTGCGTAGAAGGGGTTGGGTGcaatgaggaggagggagggcgAGCTAGCCTCCGTTTTGTTTGACAGTACTTCAAAGtgacatcacccaacatcgcttagagcaccttttaagtCAGTAATCTTGACATATTGTCCAGGGTGAGACTGTGAGCGTGTTATTCGTTTACCTTCAGGTGCGGCCTGGTGGCTTTGTGGATGTCCGCTCACCTTCGACAGCCCCAGCTGAGTATTGACATGGAAAACTGTGTTCAGACGGCTCTCAGCAGGGGATACACGGCACAGGGTGAAATGTTTTCAGGTGACAAAAGTGTGTTAACTCTTTTGAGCCAGTCTGTTTCAAaacgtgtaaaaaaaacagagtgggGACCAAGAGCAAGAGGTGTGTTTTATGTAATGGATCCCTCATTTTTTAGTAAGGGCAGTAGATGTTTTCTGATAGCATTAAAAGCATTGAAGGTTGACTACATCCCTTGACATTACTGGGTGTCTTCAGAAGtttaaatatgacattaaaCTCCAGATGTAGGATGTAATTAAAATATGTGTCAGTTTTATGACCAGATTTGCAACTGAAATTAGTTTATTAGTAGTAATTCACTCTGTGTTTCACAGGAAACAACTAAAATGCAATTTCACACAATGATGTTTTTTCATctcattaaaacatttattttgtcagtTGACAACATGGCCCTGCTGGCAGAGGAGGTTTGTGGCTGTAAGGCGGAGCTGCTGTCAGGGGGTTTGAGTGGGAACAATGCTGCAGCCATCATCGCCCACCTGTGGGGGAGACAGCCTGTCCTCATCCCGTATCCTAGACCCAAACAACAACTGTCATGAGGGGGTTCTGAAAGtaaattctttattttgtggtgttttttttttactgctacTTATGTCATAAAAGAAAAGTTTATGATTACAAGACAGGAGACCTTGACAGTATGCACAGATATGATGAGGACTACAACCATGAGCCGTGCCAGCGCAGCGGACACAGGGCACACTGGGCAGTTGGTTCAGGTAAGATGTcaacaacgttccacttccgggattggtcCCTTGCCACTGGAAATTCCACTGGATGTCACTCTGTACCGCCGGATGTctgtcaccttccgctttctttgtgttggaattttaatcgccggtggatttctgaggactattgttaactgtctcctcagatctctgcggggtaaatccagacagctagctagactatttgtccaatcagaaaataaaaacctttttgaacgtgcacatgttccaccaagttccttcccgaggctattttgcagcggcaccaggGCTCTGTCCGGTGCTCACCACGGCCCAAGACAACTATGATTGGCTTTGAAGAAATGCCGATTTAAACcagtgtgtttttcttccatcccggaatgctgtgtggactagccagaccctccaccgcagcactgtggaggaagacaAAACTGCACTGTTTCCATGTAAACTTAGGTCCGACTTCTTTAAAACCACTTTTATGTGATAGAATCCTCTGAAAATAAACCTGCTTAACTGGTAATCTTGCTTTATGAAACACTTGTCAGCTGTCTGAAAACATCAACATGCCACATTTACGTCTTTGTTCCAGGTGTTCTCCTCGGTTTGGACCAGGGGAGCGTAAGCAAGGAGCACACTCACCCTGATCCCACTCTGCCCTGGCTCTACCTCGCCGTGGACAGCAGCTCTTCCTGTCCTGTTGCTAGCACAGCGGTCAAAGAGGTTACATCCTGGCTAAGCAGGGCAAAAGCCTGCACTAccagctgtggagtctggacaGCGTAGCTCAGAGCAACCAGCAGCTGAGGAAGATGGACCCTCATAGAGCTAATGACGGGACCCAGTACGTGGTTCCTCAGGGAGGGGTGGAAGCAGGGGCTGCTGAAAGGCGGTGTTGCTCCACACAAGGACACAGAAGCAACAATGAGTGTGACGCTGTACTCTTATCTGTAAAACAAAGTATACAAGCGGAAGTTTCTGAGACCCCTAACACACTGATCTGTTGAGGCGTAACGGTGTACTCTCATCCAGTCCAATGTGATTAATACCAGTTTAACCCCAAATCTGTAACTACCTG
It includes:
- the LOC116685521 gene encoding LOW QUALITY PROTEIN: UPF0692 protein C19orf54 homolog (The sequence of the model RefSeq protein was modified relative to this genomic sequence to represent the inferred CDS: inserted 2 bases in 2 codons) — its product is MSVGSPYHTPPPPPPPPPPGPPPPPASTAKKKKLYQTIASSRSPVEGNHTEARLLLSQRESSFRKDLQWILVNTYVPSLIQDGPQCGLVALWMSAHLRQPQLSIDMENCVQTALSRGYTAQGEMFSVDNMALLAEEVCGCKAELLSGGLSGNNAAAIIAHLWGRQPVLIPYDEDYNHEPCQRSGHRAHWAVGSGVLLGLDQGSVSKEHTHPDPTLPWLYLAVDSSSSCPVASTAVKEVXILAKQGKSLHYQLWSLDSVAQSNQQLRKMDPHRANDGTQYVVPQGGVEAGAAXKAVLLHTRTQKQQ